The window CGTAAGCATCTGGCCGATTGCGCTGTCCATCGGGTTCGCTACCTTCGCCATGGTGACCATCGGCGTCATGGTCGGCCGCGTGCTCGGCAAGTTTGCCGGACGCTGGGCTGAGGCCATCGGCGGCGTCGTCCTGGTTGGCATTGGCGCCACCATTCTCTATGAACACTTAACGGCACTCTCATGAGCACCTCCGATTTCATTCCCGGTACGTCACGTTATTCCACTTTCCTTCGCTACGCGCATTGGGTGACAGTGGTGCTGGTGTTCCTTGCGTACATTTCGATCAACGCCCGGAAGTTCCTCGAACGCGGCTCCGCTGAACGGCTGCTTGCCGTCGAGTCGCATTACCTCATCGGGATCGTGGTCCTCCTCATAACGGTCCCTCGCATCCTGGTCCGTCTGCGACAAGAGGCGCCGCCCATCCTCCCCGCACTCGGCCCGGCTTCGCGATTGGCCTCCAAAACCGCTCATCTCGCACTTTTCATGTTTCTGATCGTGCAACCGGTGCTCGGCGTCGCGTCCCGGCTGGTTTCGGGACGGGGGATTGGCATGCCTTTGACGGAATGGTCGATTCCATCGTTTGCAGTGGCCCAACCGGAGCTCGCAAAGTCATTGATTCATCTGCACGAATTCATCGGGGACGCTTTTTACTATGTCATCGGCATGCACATCCTCGCGGCGTTGTGGCATCTTCTGGTTCGGCGAGACAACGTCTTACAACGCATGGTTTAGCCATGACATCTCGATCAGGCGGCTGTCGCTCGATTGATGAACGCACCTGCCCTTAGCCGCAGCGAACACCAACGCGCGTGAGGGCGGTGAATTTTGTCCATGTATTGGCAACCGATTGCTGCATCGTCGATCGCGGGGGCACCGCTCGGCTCCTCTTCGCGTTCTTGGTACATCACGATGTTCGGGTCGCAATGGCAGGCCAATGTGCAAAGTCGGCGCGCCAGTTGGGGAGACCAGCAACGTGCGTGCGACATGGCGATGCAGCGCGCCCGCGCAGCGCAACCTGTCCAGGTGACGGCGGGACCCTCGGCCGCGGTGCTGGCAACAACATCTTTTATTTCGGGCAGCGCGTCGGCTTCATCCCTCGGCTGACCCACCACCGCCGGGCCGCAGGGGCGCCCGGCTCTTGTCGTTGTTCATGTCGGCGAACTGCTGC of the Rhodoferax koreense genome contains:
- a CDS encoding cytochrome b, which encodes MSTSDFIPGTSRYSTFLRYAHWVTVVLVFLAYISINARKFLERGSAERLLAVESHYLIGIVVLLITVPRILVRLRQEAPPILPALGPASRLASKTAHLALFMFLIVQPVLGVASRLVSGRGIGMPLTEWSIPSFAVAQPELAKSLIHLHEFIGDAFYYVIGMHILAALWHLLVRRDNVLQRMV